A region from the Achromobacter seleniivolatilans genome encodes:
- a CDS encoding 3-oxoacyl-ACP reductase — MNTALKFAGKVVLVTGASRGIGAEIARGFAREGATVVVNYLSNAEAAKAVAAQCQAAGGDAWAVPADVGSPEAVRAMVDSIVQDAGRLDIVVNNALRHYAFDPRQRTAFDDIGWQEYQSQFDGAVGAAFNVCRAALPHFKQRAQGCIVNIASNLVEHPVVPYHDYTTAKAALVAFSRNLAAELGPYGIRVNCVAPGLVYPTQASGGTQESFREQLIAATPLRRIARPEDVAGPVLFLASDWSGFMTGQVLFVDGGLVMR, encoded by the coding sequence ATGAACACCGCCCTGAAATTCGCAGGCAAGGTGGTGCTGGTCACCGGCGCCAGCCGTGGCATAGGCGCCGAGATCGCACGCGGCTTTGCTCGCGAAGGCGCGACCGTGGTCGTGAACTACCTGAGCAATGCCGAAGCGGCAAAAGCCGTGGCGGCGCAGTGCCAGGCGGCGGGAGGCGATGCCTGGGCAGTGCCAGCCGATGTCGGCTCGCCGGAGGCTGTGCGCGCCATGGTCGATAGCATCGTGCAGGACGCTGGCCGGCTTGATATCGTGGTCAACAACGCCTTGCGGCATTATGCGTTTGATCCCCGGCAGCGAACCGCGTTTGACGACATAGGCTGGCAGGAATACCAGTCACAGTTCGACGGCGCCGTGGGCGCGGCCTTCAACGTCTGCCGGGCCGCGCTACCGCATTTCAAGCAACGCGCTCAAGGCTGCATCGTCAACATCGCCAGCAACCTGGTCGAGCATCCTGTCGTGCCGTATCACGACTACACCACGGCCAAAGCTGCGCTGGTGGCGTTCAGCCGGAATCTGGCGGCTGAACTGGGCCCCTACGGCATCCGGGTGAATTGTGTTGCGCCCGGTCTGGTCTACCCGACCCAGGCCAGCGGCGGCACTCAGGAGTCATTCCGCGAACAGCTGATTGCCGCCACGCCGCTGCGCCGCATCGCCCGGCCCGAAGATGTTGCGGGTCCGGTGCTGTTCCTGGCGTCTGACTGGAGCGGATTCATGACTGGGCAGGTGCTGTTCGTGGACGGCGGACTGGTGATGCGCTAG